The proteins below come from a single Myxococcota bacterium genomic window:
- a CDS encoding PilZ domain-containing protein, translated as MNASARARRRVLTSRIPIRFMAEGAEGVGHLKNVSRAGLLVRSSDLPRPECPISLAFENPESGESINLRGEVRWTTSDPAPSFGVQLHEPPREFVDFFRWAVEQLEKPDPD; from the coding sequence GTGAACGCTTCTGCGCGCGCGCGCCGCCGAGTCCTGACTTCCCGGATCCCGATCCGCTTCATGGCCGAGGGCGCCGAGGGCGTCGGTCACCTGAAGAACGTGTCCCGAGCCGGCCTGCTGGTGCGCTCGAGCGACCTGCCGCGCCCCGAGTGCCCGATCTCACTCGCCTTCGAGAACCCGGAGTCGGGCGAGTCGATCAACCTGCGCGGCGAGGTGCGCTGGACCACGTCCGACCCCGCGCCCTCGTTCGGCGTGCAGCTCCACGAGCCGCCCCGCGAGTTCGTCGACTTCTTCCGCTGGGCCGTCGAGCAGCTGGAAAAGCCAGACCCCGACTGA
- the metF gene encoding methylenetetrahydrofolate reductase [NAD(P)H]: MRIRDRFGRGRAIVSFEFFPPKTEAGFESLFRAIAELKELSPAYVSVTWGAAGSTRRKTVELTARIQDEIGITAMSHLTCVGSSADELTATLGQLRALGIENVLALGGDPPEHYAPPPGALCYANELVALIRGGFDFCVGAACYPETHPRAPSAESDLAMLVQKVAAGVDFLITQLFFDNADYFAFVARARAAGITAPIVPGIMPIVSSASIRRMTALCGARLPPELDRALERAGDDDERTQAVGIEWATEQCRELLARGAPGLHFYTLNRSPATRRIHEQLGLSS; this comes from the coding sequence ATGCGGATCCGCGACCGATTCGGGCGAGGCCGGGCGATCGTCTCGTTCGAGTTCTTCCCGCCCAAGACCGAGGCGGGCTTCGAGTCGCTGTTCCGTGCCATCGCCGAGCTGAAGGAGCTGTCGCCGGCGTACGTGTCAGTCACCTGGGGCGCCGCCGGCTCCACGCGGCGCAAGACCGTCGAGCTCACGGCGCGCATCCAGGACGAGATCGGAATCACGGCCATGTCGCACCTGACGTGCGTGGGCTCGAGCGCCGACGAGCTCACGGCCACGCTCGGCCAGCTGCGAGCGCTCGGCATCGAGAACGTGCTCGCGCTGGGCGGCGATCCGCCGGAGCACTACGCGCCGCCGCCCGGCGCGCTGTGCTACGCGAACGAGCTCGTGGCGCTGATCCGCGGCGGCTTCGACTTCTGCGTGGGCGCCGCCTGCTACCCCGAGACGCATCCGCGCGCACCGAGCGCGGAGAGCGACCTGGCGATGCTGGTACAGAAGGTCGCTGCCGGCGTCGACTTCCTGATCACGCAGCTGTTCTTCGACAACGCCGACTACTTCGCGTTCGTGGCGCGCGCGCGCGCCGCGGGAATCACCGCCCCGATCGTGCCCGGCATCATGCCGATCGTGAGCAGCGCGTCGATCCGGCGCATGACCGCGCTGTGCGGCGCGCGCCTTCCCCCCGAGCTCGACCGCGCGCTCGAGCGCGCCGGCGACGACGACGAGCGCACGCAGGCAGTCGGCATCGAGTGGGCGACCGAGCAGTGCCGCGAGTTACTCGCGCGCGGCGCGCCTGGCCTGCACTTCTACACGCTGAACCGCTCGCCGGCGACGCGGCGCATCCACGAGCAGCTGGGGCTCTCGAGCTGA
- a CDS encoding PAC2 family protein has translation MSDASGPRSRALRFDAATDLRTPIVILAYAGWNDGGEAATTALAHLLQTFSASPLASLDTEEFLDFTVVRPHVRPREGGRREIRWPDHEFFAIRSETHEFDLVVGLGVEPHLRWRAFCAEIAELVRRVDARLVILLGAFLDEVIYSQPIQVVGSSTDAELSQKLGLSASRYEGPTGIVGVLGELLAREGTPTLSLWARLPHYVQASPNSRAALALLQRVEAATGFPIDKAALETAAATFDQEVSEAIAADPQLSAYVRELKRRAFSQ, from the coding sequence GTGAGTGACGCATCCGGGCCGCGCAGCCGGGCCCTGCGCTTCGACGCTGCGACCGATCTGCGGACGCCGATCGTGATCCTCGCGTACGCCGGCTGGAACGACGGTGGCGAGGCCGCGACCACGGCGCTCGCACACCTGTTGCAGACCTTCAGCGCGAGTCCGCTGGCCTCGCTCGACACCGAGGAGTTCCTCGACTTCACCGTCGTGCGCCCGCACGTGCGCCCGCGCGAAGGAGGACGGCGCGAGATCCGCTGGCCCGATCACGAGTTCTTCGCGATCCGCAGCGAGACACACGAGTTCGACCTGGTGGTGGGGCTGGGCGTCGAGCCGCACCTGCGCTGGCGCGCGTTCTGCGCCGAGATCGCGGAGCTCGTGCGCCGCGTCGACGCGCGGCTCGTGATCCTGCTCGGCGCGTTTCTCGACGAAGTCATCTACTCACAGCCGATCCAGGTCGTGGGCTCGAGCACCGACGCCGAGCTCTCGCAGAAGCTCGGTCTCTCGGCGTCGCGCTACGAGGGCCCGACCGGCATCGTCGGCGTGCTGGGCGAGCTGCTCGCGCGCGAGGGCACGCCCACGCTCTCGCTCTGGGCGCGCCTGCCGCACTACGTGCAGGCATCGCCGAACTCGCGCGCCGCGCTCGCGCTCTTGCAGCGCGTCGAAGCGGCGACGGGCTTCCCGATCGACAAGGCCGCGCTCGAGACCGCCGCGGCGACCTTCGACCAGGAGGTCTCCGAGGCGATCGCCGCCGACCCGCAGCTCTCGGCCTACGTGCGCGAGCTCAAGCGCCGCGCATTCTCGCAGTAG